GTGAACCTAAACATTAATTCTTATTCAAATTATCCCCTCCCAACCCATACCCTTTGTTGTTATGGGGCATAAGAGTCGGGGACTGAAACTCAatgtcaactcccccccccccatcccatgccGGTTGTTGCCGGgggagggggcttaggagacggagactgaggcctaaTGCTGGGAATCACCcatgccttgggcctcagcccttgacTCAGCTAACTTTGCACGGactttacccctcctcctttccgttcccttctcttttccaacCCCTTCTAACCacccgtgttgaaaggatgaaaggctgactttgtgccagtcatgaacggcctgggAGAGCCACGGGCACTGTAAtcccctgtttagttgtctagcccctACCCCTCAacgggaccctgaggggtagggGCTAgactttctctccccaacatactcttggcctaccatggccaataatgagaACATGATATCACTATAGCCCCACTgaatcaaatccccccccccccatctcttgctcattgttgtcgtggggggagggggcttaggagacggggactgtAGCCCAATATAGCGAATCTTGGTCCTCAGCTCTCACCTTAACTAATTTTCATccccttatttattcttttctccacaataatcataatgctagaTGATATTTGATGTCTGTCACATTTATTTAACCATTATAccttctggaaatccacaaacattgccttattAAACCAAAAACCTGCCTTACCCCACCCCCAATtgatatattttgaatacgccactAATGACCgaagatgttgacgcggcagaaaataaatgaataaataaatgaatctcCCGGTTCCCTGACTcctggctctcctttgaccacgattCTGAACACTGCTACTATCCCCTCCTCAATCCCTGCCATCACATTAGCTACCTAGGCCAATACTGaacctccaggagacattcctcctctcccaaaatCCTCTGCTTCATCTCCACTCCCACAACTCTCTTCATCaacttccccattctcccttattACTTCTGTTACTGTCCACCTCTCTGTACTACTAGCTCTctccacactactccctcttaCTATTCCCACCTCTACAAACTTCTTACAGACTCTATTTAGCCCAACCAAATGGGGCCGATTTTTCGTgataccccaccccccacagtTCCCTTCTCTGACAGCATTCTCCTCTTTCAGCAAAGTCTCCAAACACAAGTAGGCTAAGTTTTCTTCTTCGCCCAACTCATCGCACAAGACAAGTTAAATGAAccacttcatcttctccctccaccccttaaacatctgtccccttttctccccctcccccatcagaaaatctttgtttttcagacctccccaaccaaccTCACTTCAAAAACTAAACTCtagaagacattcaaaactatttaatcatgacccaagatacCTTGTCTACACCCCATCCATCCCCTAATCTCTCTGCTCCCATTTCTTCTCACACCCTTCCATCCCAGCACATCCCATTACCCCCTGCttcaccatccctccttccttccccattatcccttctGCTTCAAACTGGATACACATGTGACCCTTTGTCACAACAACCCCTTTCCCTAGATTCTCTTCCTCCTAACATTCTCCTGAAACTGATCTAATCGCCTTTTAACTCCGTTTCTCCTTTGCTAACCCCTAACTTACCCTACGAACATCCTTGCAAAATCCAACACTTCTTCCTCTGACAACAATCGTTCCCACTTGGACGCTCACGTAACTCTTTTAAGTCACAACATTGTCTTTCTCTGGATCCTACCTTTCTcagtttcctttcttcattcttctcctactttcctAACACCAATTTCTACCCTTATTACTCGTAGACTGTTTCATGATACCTCTTatgcatttttcctcttccttcctcagacacatttGATCTAATTGCCCTACTCACtaaacagcaagaaggaataatgtagaaaagatatgaatgagaatgagtatcttcacagtacaagagatacttattctcattcataccttttctacatttgtcaacatgaatacggttcaagaaGGAATAAGTTGCTGCCTTGCGGGACACCGTCGAAGTTCGAACTGAGAAAAAGATGATGGTGTGGAAGAGGCAATTTGGTACATGCATTTGGAGAAAAAGGACTTAATAAAGACACAAAATTGTTGGAAAATATGGTATCACCTTGTGGTATCATGTTTTTTCTCTAGGTCACAGAATATGGCTAATAAAGAGTCATGGCGTGAAAATGCAGATGTAACATGTCTTGAAATGATCAAGGGGGTCGGCTGTCAGCGGAATCCAAActgggaagaaaaaacaaatgagattCAAGATAGCGttctttcaaaaaaaataaataaataaataaataaataaataaaaaaaaaaatacactagcAGCTAGTACTTTTAGAGTGATAGGGTGGTAATCTTAAGGGAGGGTCCGATTTATTGGACTTCAAGGTTAGGATAAGGGCTTCACGCCAGTGAGGAGGAAAATTTCCTGCCATCCAAATGTAGTTAAAATAGTTAACAGGaatgatagagaggaagatgggaggttTCAGAGCAAGCGGTAAttaataccgtcagggcctttcGGGTGTGTTGGGGCATGACTGTAAGGAAGTGTCAAGCTCTGAGGTAGAAAAAGGAGCATCACAGGAGTAAGCAACGGAcatggaagaaaatggaagaagtgtggagaaaggtgagagccactactcaCCTGGCTGAAAGTCGCCCAGTTCATTAGAGACCAGAGATGAGAGTTATCAATATAGAAGACGGGAACCGGATGGGATGatatttgcctgatagtttatgaatCTGACGCCAGGTAGCtgaaatagatgtagatgtaatcgAGGAAACCTTATTTCGCCAGCTGATAGTTTTGTTGTTCCGGATTGTGCGGCAAAGACAGGTGGATGCTCTTTTAAAAGAAGTAAGGGCTGATAGCTGACTTGGGGTGCTTCACTTGAGGCGGTAACTGCTTCAAGCAGCGAGTTTCAAACGAAGCTCTTTGGTACAATCACAGTTCCATCATAGAACACACTTGGAGGTATAAGGTCAGTAGATTTAGGGAATGGCTGTATAAGCAGCTCTTGGACTGCCTGTGAAACATTAAAGTGTATCTGAAGTGGACAAGAAGGATAACTGAGGGAGAGGAATAGTAAAGAGAAGCAAAAgcatgccagtcagctctatcaaagcaccagcatggACGATTAAGAAGCGGGGCATATGAAGTAGGAGGACGGAGAACAGGAAAGTGGtttagaactgaccaatggaagtctaaatgaagagaaagggagcatAAAGAAAGGACAATGCATGGAAAAGTCAGTGTGTGGAGATTGACCACAGGGGTAGTGATGGCATCACCCTAAAGAGTGTGGCGATAGTTAAAAtaaccaactatgaggaaaggtggttggagttgggaaattagacgttcaaggcaacaaagtcaatggggtgggaaggggagctGAAATAAATATGATCCTTTGGCGAAGTTAGAtgtgaataactgtgcaagggataatggtttgaaagggaggtataacATATGGTGTTTCCTGATGGATTAGTATAGACAAGACAAatggagtgtgaggaagagagaaaatggtaacTGGGAATGGGTACAGGCAGATGTGAAATTAAATTTCTTGGAGGCAGATAACGGATGAGTTATAAGAAAGTATGTGGCAAAGATCAAGTCTGTGAGAATGGAATCAGCGAATATTCCAATGTAGAAGAGCTATTATGAAAAAATCAATGAGTCGGAGAGGGATGGATATCGGAAGTCACTTTGAGAGTAAAGGGAGTGGAAGTGGTGACtttggagggtggatgaggggtttgtGTCAATTTGGGTCAAATTTAAAAAGTTTTTAATATTTCCAAGGGTTTCTGCAATGGTGTTGGTTGGGGAATTTTAAGAAATGAAGGTTTTCTTTtgtggggaaaaagaggagacaggcatctgtggggtagaggtagaggtaggtgGAGGAAAGGGTGTGGAATGAGAAGATGGGATGGAAAGTTTAAATTGTCTGCTAAAAGtaaagcgaggagggagagggaataggtgtCAGGGTAGTGGTAGAAATTGGGGTATCAGGATTAGAATGgcaaaggaatttgactgggtgAGGGTAGAAGTAGAAATGTGTGATGGAAGAGGAATATATACAGAGGGGGGTGTAGAAGCATCTTGGGAGGAAGGGGACAAGGCTGAGTGAAGTACAGCACTGGAGCAAGGAGTACGAGAAAATCTCGTCAACATGCTTCCTGTGTGGCCTTGCCAGGCGGCAGTGTTTGGCAGAATGGCCTACATGCCAACAATTCTGGCACTGGAGGGGGGATGGTTGGTATGATCAGACAAGGAGAGACTCTCTGACAATATAAACAATATGGATGAAGTTATGCCTACAGAAAGTAATCTTAGTACTATTGGTGGAGGAATTACAGTGGCTTCAAGAGGGAATGGTCTAGTATCTACTGATAATGCATCCCAGTCCACAAAGCAGGTGAGTAAGTTTTCTCCATAATCTGACCAATCCTTATCATAGACAGGGCAATTTGTTGGGAAGGTGGAGGACCCCAGTACAAttattgagggagggatgaggttgggcaggcatgggtttgccagtgaagtcagggttgataatgctttagcttgggattcAGAAGTAACTATGACAAAGTGTGAACTATTGGAGCTgctgcagaaggaaactttgcctatttgtttttggaggcattgctggaaatggagagtgttgtcagagtaaggggctgtagagAGGATCATGAAATATCAAAACCATTTGGCTAGGCTCCCCCCTtgccccaatcccttgctcattgttgtcatgggggtgtttgggagacggagacggatcacccctaccttagagctcagccctcacctcaactaattttgcatggtctttatttctcccctcctcctgtttttcatcccttcttctgtctgcttatcctaatcattaactcctttttaccctttttgccacattACTTTGAGATAATGCTGTGTGCCCTTTGATGTcttgcatatttgtttgttttgacattTGACCATGGAAATCCACAGAGGTATCAAAAAACTTCCTTACTCAGGGGCTCAGCCTCCATGCCCtaccctatcactatattttgaatacactgCTGATAACCTTAAATATTGATGcagcaaaaaaaaatcaataaataataaataattggcTGAGCTAAACAGAGTATTCAAAatgtttgtagaggtgggggtagtagaaggaagagggcatgtggaagaggtCATAGTATTGAGAGAGTTAGTAGGAGAAGTGTTCAGAGTGTGGTCAAAGAACCTCAGGTCGGTGAAACAGGAGAATTAAAATCAGTGGGgtagttgataaaggggcaagccctTTATCAACTAGTTGTACCCTTAATAGGGGTACAATGTCTTCTTTAcaggccatggtaagcctagagtatgttggagAAATAGTCCAACATCTAGGGGTAAGGGCCACAgcggaataccatgcccatgactCCCCCAGGCTGTTCTTGACAACCACAAAggcagcctttcatcctttcaacatggtTCTCACCCCTTGGGAattggatagtagaaggggttggtaatgagaagaaaacaaaaaggggaaaaagaaaggattgGGCTCAAGGCAGGAGTGATCCCCAGCATTGGATCCTAGTCTCTGTTTcctaaagaaaaggaaggggttttaaacaaataaatgtgctagatatcaagtCATAAAGGGTAAAGGGTAAAAAGGAGTTAATAATTAGGATAaagcaaaaggaaagaggaagaagaaaagacctaCAAAATTTGTTGTGTTGTGggtccctctctgtgtgtgtgtgtgtctgtctgtctgtctgtctgtctgtctgtctgtatgtatgtgtgtgtgtgtgtgtgcgtgtgtgtgtgtgtgttttggtgtactGCATCTGAGACACTCATTCACCTATATAATGTTTTGAGTAAATTGGAATCAGTTTATGAAATattattacacatatttatacacaatacaCTCATATGCCTAACAGATTTGagagctcagaaaaaaaaaaaaaatagtgttgtgTTAGAAAATTTTGGCGAGTTCACCCCTCTACCTCTAGTAATAGATATGTACAGCAGCATATGAACTTGTATGGATTGCAACCAACTCACATGCAACTTGTCACAGCCCTAAGTAATTACACTTGCCTTTTGAGGGATTCATCAGACTCAAAgatattggtttgtttgtgttgtgcatGGGATCCATGCCTGTCCCAtgccattttattttctctttttctgcataagtgtttttagcttttttgccattttccaatgtccatatttgtcatccgaattgctttatccagatggtaatagactgttttccttgcacagactccatctctctctaggTAGTCCGTAACTCAggtcaataatacaaaaaataagtaacattttcttatatatcatctttattctttttttgtaataataaaatttctgtaatacaaccttcACCACTAGTCATGGCTggtaggaataggatcctgagtgtGTCAACAGCATCATCCCTGGAGCctgtgctcttccagtcatgatTTATGGACGGTACATTCCATATTtctttattgatggaaataatacaaaaattgcTTCCTATATGCCCACTGAGTCATGTTCACAACACTCCCctaaaatcaaaatcataatccttACACTGGGATAATATCAACAGagtaaaatattgaaagaaaatgagatctTGTGTTCAGTCACTCTCACTGTCATCTTTGTCACTGCTCAGCATATCTCTGATCTCTCTCCGAAGCTTCGTGCCAGAGTCTGGATAACCACACTCAATCAAATTACCTTCTTCATCAAAATCCTCTTCATAGTCGTCTACATCATAGCTCTCATCAGTATCATCTGTAAAGGATATTCCCAAAAGCAAAGTTGATTGACTATCCTTACCCAAAGTTATTTATTAATTGTATATAACAGAAATGTGACTTGATAGGAGATTTGAGATGAtggtatttattataaaaattaaatatcatTTCTTTATCCATAAGTGTTTTCCTTACATATGCTgagtaatataagaataataacagcaataaaacaatcTAATCAACCACTAATACACATGagattatttatcatttcttttaaataCTGGTAAAAATTACTAAATTGATcaaaatgtattaataattaataaagtatttgtacttatttgatttatattaggtatgtatcattttatatataagtacataaatagagaaatccgaaaatgcaaaaaaatataacttTTACTCACAATTCTTTGGTGTTACTTTCCGTAATTGTGCATTCAAATAATCTATTTCATCCCTGAAATATGAATGTCAGTGatcagcctttttttcttttcttttttatgaaggAATAAATGTTTAGGTATGTACTTATGCAGTATATTCCAAGGATACACAGGATATACACTTTCCAGTGTTATAAGGCTGTCACACAATGGCTGGAGGTGTCTAATACTTACGAATAATGGCTATCATCAGATTCATCAGGATAATCATTCCtccaattattttcatcattctcatcatcatcatcttgtaaTGCATCCTCATCTTCACTATCAGATCCAGTATACAACTCTAAATGATGTTTTTCTATCCTGTAAATAAAAAATCATGGACATCATATtttatccatttatgtatttctATGAGCTTGGACACAGGAAAATAAATGGCTTAATCATTGTAGTTATGGTAGACCTATAAGGAGATACTGAAGCAAAATTACACATACAATGGACATCAAAGAACAAACAATGAATTATGAAATTAATGCCTACTATTCTGGGAAAGAAACATATATAacaagtaggaggagaaagaaaaagactgtaAGCaactaatgagaaaaaaaaaaatcaataaataaaaaattaaagaaaataaacaaataaataaacaaatacataacctTACTTACTCGCATATATTTTCTATCCAGTCAACGGATTGAGGTGTATAGTAGATGTCATAAACATACTTCTCTGTTTCCATAGGTACTCCATTGCAAGTTATAACATCCTCTTTCTGTAATATTGGAATAGACCATATTAATTTCATGAGTTACAAATATTAagttttaataatgaaaattgtttcTCTGTTCTAAAAAGGGTAACATTTCTTTAAACTCTAGTCCTAGAAATATGAAACTATAGTAAATCCTAACTGGGGAATAGATATGTGAGTTATATCTGTAAAACTgtaaatatttatcatataaaaCATTTGTACTTTACCGTATCAATCTCTGGTAGCATGGCATCATACAGTTTAAATTCCTCTGTTGTGATGTCCACAGCTGTTTCTgattcatcattttccttttttttaacactCTGGCACTTTTCCTTCTCGTCTGCCTTATCCTCGATTCCTCGACAAGCTGCAACTATCTGCAAGAATAAAATGTCTAATTCCTTAAGTTCATTGctaataaatatagaaattcaACTGTCATTCAAATTCTCTGTTCTGAaaccaaagaagaagagaagagaagagaaaagaagagaagaaaagaaaagaaaagaaaagaaaagagaagaaaagagaagaaaagagaagaaaagagaagaaaagagaagaaaagagaagaaaagaaaagaaaagaaaagaaaagaaaagaaaagaaaagaaaagaaaagaaaagaaaagaaaagaaaagaaaagaaaagaaaagaaaagaaaagaaaagaaaagaaaagaaaagaaaagaaaagaaaagaaagaaaagaaaagaaagaaaagaaaaaagaaaagaaaaaagaaaagaaaaaagaaaagaaaagaaaaaagaaaagaaaagaaaagaaaagaaaaggagtggaacagaacaaaaaaaaaaaaaaaaaagttgtgtatATACTTGCCTTATACCGTTTGCTATTGACTCTGTTCTTAACAGCCTCCTTGACAGAAGCCTTTATCCTATGAGCATTTCCCAACTTTTTGTATTGTTCTCTCAATTGCCAGCCTGTTTTATGCTCCTTCATCACTTTCAAAACATGTTGTTGCACATCATCTTCCTGAAATGGAGACACCATCAGTTAATATAGATCAGATCATCactatttcattaatattttacttttaaaaacacacacatgcacatgctcatgcacacacacatacacacacacacacacacacacacacacacacacacgcacacacgcacgcacacgcacgcacacgcacgcacgcacgcacacgcatgcacgcccacacacatacgcacgcacgcacgcacacacacacacgcgcacgcacgcacacacacgcgcacgcacgcacacacacgcacacacatgctcccagacgcgcacacacgcacgcacacacacgcgcacgcacgcacacacacgcacacacatgctcctagacgcgcacacacacacgcacacacacacgcacacacacacacacacacacacacacacacacacacgctcacagacgcgcacacacacacacgcacacacacacacgcacacacacatgcacacacacacacacgcacacacacacacacacacacatgctcacccactcactcactcactcacacaccctctATTCTCATTATCCTATTTATTCTCTAAAAATTGTCATGCCACATAGAGCCATGCACCAGGCTTTGTGTGTAGTCAACTGTTCACACAAAAAATTAAGAGGTATGAGAAATTTATATTCATTCTTCTCTCTACACATTTGGCTGCTGCACagaattttttttagaaataattcTAAAAGGAAACACCATGATGTAAATAGATACCATCTGGCATTACTGGGTTAaagtgaaaaagataaagaggtaaatatgcgtatacacacataaagtctGTGAATACTAACATAAATATACCTGCCTTTGTGTGACATTTTTTCACTGTGAAAAAGATATATAGCTTCGATTTTAAGCATGTGGTAGAAAAAGGTAAATCCATAGTAATTCTTTAGCCATGTTTTGGTATATGCAATGGGAAATACAACATTCATACCTTGGAATTCACAGTTCCAACTCTGGTCATGATGGCGTGACTGGATTCTGGAGAAGATTCACACAGAGCAGCTGCCCCGTCATCTTCCTCTACTCGACTGCGCTTGGCTTTAATGAGGATATTCTCTGTAGGTTCCTCATCGTGTCGTCTCTTTATACGGATGATTGTTGCCATCTTGGTGTGTCTCTgacaagagaaaaatatacaattaACTGCAAGTATGTGAAACTTGATTGTAAATATCAAAGAatgtataaaaaagatataaaatatctataactattgcataaacatggCTTCACCAAAGCTTTGCTAAAATGAGGAAACTGGTCATATGTAGTAAAGGCTTTACTGCTACCAATgttgtttctccttttatttacttgttatttatttacatatttcttttatttattgctaatatcatcattttatagATGCTAATGAATTATCAAAAAATATAAGTTTTGATTAATCAAACCTAAACTTATTCTGATCAATGTTATATAAAATCCCAAATTCTTAGTATATTGCATCTCATTAGTACAGGTACACAATATTCCATGAAGATAGACTCTCTTAGGCAACTGTTGATTGTTGCTGCagttgaaaaacaaaataacagagtAGCAGGGAAAAGGTTAATCATACCTGGAGGCACTGGTAATTTTTTTAATAGAAATGTTAAAAATcacaatatataaattaaatcacCAGAGAAGTAGCCTAATATGACATGAACACATCAAATATAATTCATGTACCagcatatacattatgtgtatgtgtgtgtgcgtgtgcatgtgcgtacgcgtgtgcacATGCGTTCGTTTGTGCGTGCTTGTCATTTATTTCTGTCAGTCAGAGCTTGGCTGGATTACTGATATCATCAGACTCTGTTCATTCTTGGTTTTGTATTCAATTTAAATGGATCTTATACAGTAATCTTTTAGCAATATAAGCCAAAAAAATTAGAGTTGAatcaatacatatgtacaaatctTCAGACAAATGAAATGCTCTGCTTttatattgaataaattcattatCCAGTAACACATTTACAGCTGgttgcaatagtaatgatatagaaGGTATTTGTTTAGAATACCTATTGCAATAATAGTGGTATTGATGGATTCCTTTCACCCTCTTCTACCTGTATATGTAGGAGCTCTGCTGGGGGCAGGAGAGAGCATGAAAGTTACCAGGGAAATTGCAgagggtacatacatacatcactataataataatatcacataataaattactatattgtctaatgcaaCGGGCTGTGCCTCCTATGACCCACCCTGGGGGGCTGCTGTCCTGGAAGAGAAAGAATACTCCACCCAAGAATTTACTAATTTGATATGTGGATGACAATGATATGGTATGCCCTAATTCCAGCTGACCATATCACAGGACACTATGCtgctatacatacatagagtatTATTTGTAGTCTCAGCCAGGGGTTGAGGGCAGTAGCCTCTCCTCTGGGAGGCTGTAGGGGGAACAGCCCCCTTGCAATAGAAGTGCAATCATAGTGCCTCTGAGCGCCTGATGCCATATCTGTTTTATGCTCTGTCTATATGATATAAACAATTCTGGGCATTGTTCCTTGTGTAAATAAATTATTGATATGTTGTTAGTTCCAATagctggggagggcatgaagtatatcagggaaattaagGGGTAAAATGGGCTGAAATAGAATGACAAAATATAGGACAAAAATGGATAAAACACCATGAAATTTGTTAAAATTGACTTATGAAACTCTACACACATGACCAGCATCTTTGAAATATGAGCATCTAACTAATGGTTTGGTAAAATCTACACAACCAAAAGCCCCTAGTTGGGGTGTTGGATTTGGACATTTTGTCTAATGACCATGCAGTCAGTATAGTATTTATCCtcacaatgtaaacaagatgagcgacttGGGGGAAAAATGGGCAATCTTTATTCTTTTACATATAGTACATTTGGGAAGAATTTGCACAAATATTGCCATAAAAGAACTTTGTCTTGAATTGCGTCATTCTA
This sequence is a window from Penaeus chinensis breed Huanghai No. 1 chromosome 10, ASM1920278v2, whole genome shotgun sequence. Protein-coding genes within it:
- the LOC125029600 gene encoding probable RNA polymerase II nuclear localization protein SLC7A6OS; amino-acid sequence: MATIIRIKRRHDEEPTENILIKAKRSRVEEDDGAAALCESSPESSHAIMTRVGTVNSKEDDVQQHVLKVMKEHKTGWQLREQYKKLGNAHRIKASVKEAVKNRVNSKRYKIVAACRGIEDKADEKEKCQSVKKKENDESETAVDITTEEFKLYDAMLPEIDTKEDVITCNGVPMETEKYVYDIYYTPQSVDWIENICEIEKHHLELYTGSDSEDEDALQDDDDENDENNWRNDYPDESDDSHYSDEIDYLNAQLRKVTPKNYDTDESYDVDDYEEDFDEEGNLIECGYPDSGTKLRREIRDMLSSDKDDSESD